The following are encoded together in the Thunnus maccoyii chromosome 18, fThuMac1.1, whole genome shotgun sequence genome:
- the dnaja3a gene encoding dnaJ heat shock protein family (Hsp40) member A3a, translating to MMASSAARCSSRWITVIVSSGHRRAAGAVACAAHGGVRSVSTLGAGKPWRGGSLECGGAGKALTLRGLSGFKSPHVISTLSFHTSAPVSSKQDFYQILGVPRTATQKEIKKAYYQMAKKYHPDTNKDDPQAKEKFAQLAEAYEVLSDEGKRKQYDTYGSTGFDAGQAGGRQQYWTGQASSVDPEELFRKIFGEFSGGRGFGDFNAIFDQPQEYIMELTFTQAAKGVNKEISINMDAACQRCDGKGHEPGTKVQHCHSCNGSGMETVNTGPFVMRSTCRRCGGKGTIISNPCNSCRGTGQTKQRRTVMVPVPAGVEDGQTVRMPVGKKEIFITFRVQKSPVFRRDGADIHSDLYVSVAQAILGGTARVQGLYETLNLSIAAGIQTDQRIRLAGKGIARVSGYGFGDHYVHLKIKVPKTLTDRQRALLMSYAEDETEVEGTVNGVTATTTGKRSSWN from the exons ATGATGGCGTCCTCGGCTGCTCGCTGTTCCTCACGCTGGATTACTGTCATCGTGTCCTCTGGACACCGCCGGGCCGCCGGTGCTGTTGCCTGCGCTGCTCATGGAGGAGTCCGTAGTGTTTCTACGCTGGGAGCGGGAAAACCGTGGCGGGGAGGGAGCCTGGAGTGCGGGGGGGCAGGGAAAGCGTTGACATTGAGAGGGCTGTCAG GTTTCAAATCACCCCACGTAATCAGCACACTGTCCTTTCACACAAGTGCCCCTGTCAGCAGTAAGCAGGACTTCTACCAGATCCTTGGGGTACCTCGCACAGCAACCCAGAAAGAGATCAAGAAAGCCTACTACCAG ATGGCCAAAAAGTACCACCCTGACACCAACAAAGATGACCCACAAGCAAAGGAGAAATTTGCTCAGCTGGCTGAAGCTTATGAG GTCCTGAGTGATGAAGGAAAGAGGAAGCAGTATGATACATATGGCTCAACAGGCTTTGATGCTGGTCAGGCGGGTGGAAGGCAGCAGTACTGGACTGGACAGGCCAGCAGTGTGGACCCAGAGGAGCTTTTCCGCAAGATCTTCGGGGAATTCTCAGGAGGCCGTGGCTTTGGGGACTTCAACGCCATCTTTGATCAGCCACAGGAG TACATCATGGAGTTGACATTCACTCAGGCAGCAAAGGGAGTCAACAAAGAGATTTCCATTAACATGGACGCAGCCTGCCAGCGCTGTGATGGTAAGGGCCACGAGCCAGGCACCAAGGTCCAGCACTGCCATTCCTGCAACGGCTCCGGCATG GAGACAGTAAACACGGGTCCATTTGTGATGCGCTCCACATGCCGTCGCTGCGGGGGCAAAGGCACGATCATTTCCAACCCCTGTAACTCCTGCCGTGGGACGGGACAGACCAAGCAGAGGAGGACCGTGATGGTTCCCGTGCCTGCAG gAGTCGAGGATGGCCAGACAGTCAGAATGCCAGTTGGGAAGAAGGAGATCTTCATCACATTTAGG GTCCAAAAAAGTCCAGTGTTTAGGAGGGACGGTGCAGACATCCACTCTGACCTTTACGTCTCTGTGGCACAAGCCATCCTGGGTGGCACGGCCAGAGTACAGGGCCTTTATGAAACACTCAATTTATCA ATCGCTGCAGGCATCCAGACCGACCAGAGGATCCGTCTGGCAGGGAAGGGAATCGCGCGCGTCAGTGGCTATGGCTTCGGTGACCACTATGTCcatcttaaaataaaagtacCCAA GacgctgacagacagacagagagctcTACTGATGAGCTACGCTGAGGATGAGACAGAAGTGGAGGGGACGGTTAACGGTGTCACTGCCACCACCACAG GTAAGAGGTCTTCCTGGAACTGA